The proteins below are encoded in one region of Pseudomonas putida NBRC 14164:
- the prpF gene encoding 2-methylaconitate cis-trans isomerase PrpF — MAHVPQIKIPATYIRGGTSKGVFFRLQDLPEQAQIPGPARDALLLRVIGSPDPYGKQIDGMGGATSSTSKTVILSQSIKPEHDVDYLFGQVSIDKAFVDWSGNCGNLSAAVGSFAISSGLVDPARIPRNGIATVRIWQANIGKTIIAHVPITEGEVQETGDFELDGVTFPAAEVQLEFLDPAADDGDDGGAMFPTGSLVDDLEVPGVGTFKATLINAGIPTIFVNAADIGYTGTELQDAINGDPQALLRFETIRAYGAVRMGLIDNVDQAAGRQHTPKVAFVAPPSTYTASSGKVVQAGDVDLLVRALSMGKLHHAMMGTAAVAIGTAAAIPGTLVNLAAGGGERSAVRFGHPSGTLRVGAEARRVEGEWTVTKAIMSRSARVLMEGWVRVPGDSF, encoded by the coding sequence ATGGCACATGTACCCCAGATCAAAATCCCCGCCACCTACATTCGTGGCGGCACCAGCAAAGGCGTGTTCTTCCGCCTGCAAGACCTGCCCGAGCAGGCGCAGATCCCCGGCCCCGCCCGTGACGCACTGCTGCTGCGGGTAATAGGCAGCCCCGACCCCTACGGCAAGCAGATCGACGGCATGGGCGGCGCCACGTCCAGCACCAGCAAGACCGTGATCCTGTCGCAAAGCATCAAGCCCGAACACGATGTCGACTACCTGTTCGGCCAGGTCAGCATCGACAAGGCGTTCGTCGACTGGAGCGGCAACTGCGGCAACCTGTCTGCTGCGGTCGGTTCGTTCGCCATCAGCAGTGGCCTGGTCGACCCGGCGCGCATTCCGCGCAACGGCATCGCCACGGTGCGCATCTGGCAGGCCAATATCGGCAAGACCATCATCGCCCATGTCCCGATCACTGAAGGTGAAGTGCAGGAAACCGGCGACTTCGAGCTGGACGGGGTGACCTTCCCGGCGGCCGAGGTGCAACTGGAGTTCCTCGACCCGGCGGCCGACGACGGTGACGACGGCGGTGCGATGTTCCCCACTGGCAGCCTGGTCGATGACCTGGAGGTGCCGGGTGTCGGCACCTTCAAGGCGACCCTGATCAACGCTGGCATTCCGACCATCTTCGTAAACGCGGCGGATATCGGCTACACCGGTACCGAACTGCAGGACGCTATCAACGGCGACCCGCAGGCGCTGCTGCGTTTCGAGACCATTCGTGCTTATGGCGCCGTGCGCATGGGCTTGATCGACAATGTCGACCAGGCTGCCGGGCGTCAGCACACACCAAAAGTGGCGTTCGTTGCGCCACCGAGCACCTACACTGCGTCCAGTGGCAAGGTGGTACAGGCAGGGGATGTCGACCTGTTGGTGCGGGCCTTGTCGATGGGCAAGCTGCACCATGCCATGATGGGTACGGCGGCGGTGGCGATCGGCACCGCAGCGGCCATTCCGGGCACGCTGGTCAACCTCGCCGCTGGCGGGGGCGAGCGCAGCGCTGTGCGTTTCGGCCACCCTTCGGGCACCTTGCGGGTCGGGGCCGAGGCGCGCCGGGTGGAGGGTGAGTGGACAGTGACCAAGGCAATCATGAGCCGCAGTGCTCGCGTGCTGATGGAGGGCTGGGTTCGCGTGCCTGGCGATAGCTTCTAA
- the acnD gene encoding Fe/S-dependent 2-methylisocitrate dehydratase AcnD yields MNTAFRKHLPGTDLDYFDARAAVEAIKPGAYDGLPYTSRVLAENLVRRCDPATLDASLGQLIERQRDLDFPWFPARVVCHDILGQTALVDLAGLRDAIADKGGDPAAVNPVVPVQLIVDHSLAVECGGFDPQAFEKNRAIEDRRNEDRFHFINWTKKAFKNVDVIQPGNGIMHQINLEKMSPVIHSDRGVAYPDTCVGTDSHTPHVDALGVIAIGVGGLEAENVMLGRASWMRLPEIVGVELTGKLAPNITATDLVLALTEFLRKQKVVGAYLEFHGEGARALTLGDRATISNMAPEYGATAAMFAIDQQTIDYLRLTGREEQQVKLVETYAKATGLWADSLGGAVYERTLSFDLSSVVRNMAGPSNPHARVATSDLAAKGIAGSWEEVPGQMPDGAVIIAAITSCTNTSNPRNVIAAGLIARNANRLGLARKPWVKSSLAPGSKAVQLYLEEAGLEKELEQLGFGIVAFACTTCNGMSGALDPVIQQEIIDRDLYATAVLSGNRNFDGRIHPYAKQAFLASPPLVVAYAIAGTIRFDIEKDVLGVVDGKEIRLKDIWPSDEEIDAVVRAAVKPEQFRKVYIPMFAIEEDRGPKVAPLYDWRPMSTYIRRPPYWEGALAGERTLRGMRPLAVLPDNITTDHLSPSNAIMLDSAAGEYLAKMGLPEEDFNSYATHRGDHLTAQRATFANPKLFNEMVRKEDGSVKQGSLARIEPEGKVTRMWEAIETYMQRKQPLIIVAGADYGQGSSRDWAAKGVRLAGVEAIVAEGFERIHRTNLVGMGVLPLEFKPGTDRKTLGLDGSETYDVLGARTPRATLTLVVTRANGERLEVPVTCRLDTAEEVSIYEAGGVLQRFAQDFLEATA; encoded by the coding sequence ATGAACACAGCATTCCGCAAGCACCTTCCAGGCACCGACCTGGACTACTTCGATGCCCGTGCGGCGGTCGAGGCGATCAAGCCCGGCGCCTACGACGGCCTGCCTTACACGTCCCGCGTGCTCGCCGAGAACCTGGTGCGCCGCTGCGACCCGGCCACCCTCGACGCCTCGCTGGGCCAACTGATCGAACGCCAGCGTGACCTCGACTTCCCGTGGTTCCCGGCCCGCGTGGTGTGCCACGACATCCTCGGCCAGACCGCGCTGGTCGACCTCGCCGGCCTGCGTGATGCCATCGCCGACAAGGGTGGCGACCCGGCCGCCGTCAACCCGGTGGTGCCGGTGCAGCTGATCGTCGACCACTCGCTGGCAGTGGAGTGCGGTGGCTTCGACCCACAGGCCTTCGAAAAGAACCGCGCCATTGAAGACCGCCGCAACGAAGACCGCTTCCACTTCATCAACTGGACCAAGAAGGCGTTCAAGAACGTCGACGTGATCCAGCCGGGTAATGGCATCATGCACCAGATCAACCTGGAGAAGATGTCGCCTGTCATTCATAGCGACCGCGGCGTGGCCTACCCGGACACCTGCGTCGGAACCGACAGCCACACCCCGCATGTCGACGCCCTGGGCGTGATCGCCATTGGCGTTGGTGGCCTGGAAGCCGAAAACGTGATGCTCGGCCGCGCTTCGTGGATGCGCCTGCCCGAAATCGTCGGCGTCGAGCTGACCGGCAAGCTGGCACCGAACATCACCGCCACCGACCTGGTGCTGGCCCTGACCGAATTCCTGCGTAAACAGAAAGTCGTCGGCGCCTACCTGGAATTCCACGGCGAGGGCGCCCGCGCGCTGACCTTGGGTGACCGCGCCACCATTTCCAACATGGCCCCGGAATACGGCGCCACCGCCGCTATGTTCGCCATCGACCAGCAGACCATCGACTACCTGCGCCTGACCGGCCGCGAAGAGCAGCAGGTCAAGCTGGTGGAAACCTACGCCAAGGCGACCGGCCTGTGGGCCGACAGCCTGGGCGGCGCCGTCTACGAGCGCACCCTGAGCTTCGACCTGTCGAGCGTGGTGCGCAACATGGCCGGCCCGTCCAACCCGCACGCTCGCGTGGCCACCAGCGACCTGGCAGCCAAAGGCATTGCCGGCAGCTGGGAAGAGGTGCCGGGGCAGATGCCGGACGGTGCGGTGATCATTGCCGCCATCACCAGCTGCACCAACACCAGCAACCCGCGCAACGTGATAGCTGCTGGCCTGATTGCACGCAATGCCAACAGGCTTGGCCTGGCCCGCAAACCGTGGGTCAAGTCGTCGCTGGCGCCAGGTTCCAAGGCTGTGCAGCTTTACCTGGAAGAAGCCGGGCTGGAGAAGGAGCTGGAGCAACTCGGTTTTGGTATCGTCGCCTTCGCTTGCACCACCTGCAACGGGATGTCTGGCGCGCTGGACCCGGTGATCCAGCAAGAAATCATCGACCGCGACCTGTACGCCACCGCCGTGCTGTCGGGTAACCGCAACTTCGACGGGCGTATCCACCCGTATGCCAAGCAGGCCTTCCTGGCTTCGCCGCCGCTGGTGGTGGCCTATGCCATTGCCGGCACGATCCGCTTCGACATCGAGAAGGATGTGCTGGGCGTGGTCGATGGCAAGGAAATCCGCCTCAAGGACATCTGGCCGAGCGATGAAGAGATCGACGCCGTGGTACGTGCCGCGGTCAAGCCAGAGCAGTTCCGCAAGGTGTACATTCCGATGTTCGCCATCGAGGAAGACCGCGGGCCGAAGGTGGCGCCGCTGTATGACTGGCGCCCGATGAGCACTTACATCCGCCGCCCGCCGTATTGGGAAGGCGCGCTGGCCGGTGAACGTACCCTGCGCGGCATGCGGCCGTTGGCGGTGCTGCCGGACAACATCACCACCGACCACCTGTCGCCGTCCAACGCCATCATGCTCGACAGCGCCGCCGGTGAATACCTGGCGAAAATGGGCTTGCCGGAAGAGGACTTCAACTCTTACGCCACCCACCGCGGCGACCACCTGACCGCCCAGCGTGCCACGTTCGCCAACCCCAAACTGTTCAACGAAATGGTGCGCAAGGAAGACGGCAGCGTGAAGCAGGGCTCGCTGGCGCGTATCGAGCCGGAAGGCAAGGTGACCCGCATGTGGGAGGCGATCGAAACCTACATGCAGCGCAAACAGCCGCTGATCATCGTGGCCGGCGCCGACTACGGCCAAGGTTCGTCCCGCGACTGGGCGGCCAAGGGCGTGCGCCTGGCGGGTGTCGAGGCCATCGTCGCCGAAGGCTTCGAGCGCATTCACCGCACCAACCTGGTGGGCATGGGCGTGTTGCCGCTGGAGTTCAAGCCAGGCACTGACCGCAAAACCCTGGGCCTGGACGGCAGCGAGACCTATGACGTGCTGGGTGCACGTACGCCACGGGCGACCCTCACGTTGGTGGTTACCCGCGCCAATGGCGAGCGCCTGGAAGTGCCGGTGACCTGCCGCCTGGACACCGCCGAGGAAGTGTCGATCTACGAGGCGGGCGGGGTGCTGCAACGCTTTGCCCAGGACTTCCTCGAAGCGACCGCCTGA
- the prpC gene encoding bifunctional 2-methylcitrate synthase/citrate synthase, which translates to MAEAKVLSGAGLRGQVAGQTALSTVGQAGAGLTYRGYDVRDLAAGAEFEEVAYLLLYGELPTQAELADYKLKLKGLRDLPQALKEVLERIPRDAHPMDVMRTGCSVLGTLEPELTFEAQRDKTDRLLALFPAVMCYWYRFTHHGVRIDCTSDEDTLGGHFLHLLHGKKPSELHVKVMNVSLILYAEHEFNASTFTARVCASTLSDLYSCVTAAIGSLRGPLHGGANEAAMELIERFQSPQEATAELLRMLERKDKIMGFGHAIYKESDPRNEVIKGWSKQLADEVGDKVLYPVSEAIDKTMWEQKRLFPNADFYHASAYHFMGIPTKLFTPIFVCSRLTGWAAHVFEQRANNRIIRPSAEYVGVEQRQFVPIEQR; encoded by the coding sequence ATGGCCGAAGCGAAAGTACTCAGTGGCGCAGGCCTGCGTGGCCAGGTGGCCGGCCAGACCGCACTGTCGACCGTTGGCCAGGCCGGTGCCGGCCTGACCTACCGGGGTTACGACGTGCGTGACCTGGCGGCAGGTGCCGAGTTCGAAGAAGTCGCTTACCTGCTGCTGTACGGCGAGCTGCCAACCCAGGCCGAGCTGGCCGACTACAAGCTCAAGCTCAAGGGCCTGCGTGACCTACCGCAAGCATTGAAGGAAGTGCTGGAGCGTATCCCGCGTGACGCCCACCCGATGGACGTGATGCGCACCGGTTGCTCGGTACTGGGTACCCTGGAGCCCGAGCTCACTTTCGAAGCCCAGCGCGACAAGACCGACCGCCTGCTGGCGCTGTTCCCGGCAGTGATGTGCTACTGGTACCGCTTCACCCACCATGGCGTGCGCATCGATTGCACCAGTGACGAAGACACGCTCGGCGGCCACTTCCTGCACCTGCTGCACGGCAAAAAGCCGAGCGAGCTGCACGTCAAGGTCATGAACGTGTCGCTGATCCTGTACGCCGAGCACGAGTTCAACGCCTCCACGTTCACCGCCCGCGTTTGCGCCTCGACCCTGTCCGACCTGTACTCCTGCGTCACCGCTGCCATTGGCTCGCTGCGCGGCCCGCTGCACGGCGGTGCCAACGAGGCGGCGATGGAGCTGATCGAGCGCTTCCAGAGCCCGCAGGAAGCCACCGCCGAGCTGCTGCGCATGCTGGAGCGCAAGGACAAGATCATGGGCTTTGGCCATGCCATCTACAAAGAGTCCGACCCGCGCAACGAGGTGATCAAGGGCTGGTCGAAGCAGCTGGCCGACGAAGTGGGCGACAAGGTGCTGTACCCGGTTTCCGAAGCCATCGACAAGACCATGTGGGAGCAGAAGCGGCTGTTCCCCAACGCTGACTTCTACCATGCCTCGGCGTACCACTTCATGGGTATCCCGACCAAGCTGTTCACCCCGATCTTCGTCTGCTCGCGCCTGACCGGCTGGGCGGCGCATGTCTTCGAACAGCGTGCCAACAACCGCATCATCCGTCCGAGCGCCGAGTATGTCGGCGTCGAGCAGCGCCAGTTCGTGCCGATCGAGCAGCGCTGA
- the prpB gene encoding methylisocitrate lyase produces MTVKSTPGQRFRDAVAAEHPLQVVGAINANHALLAKRAGFKAIYLSGGGVAAGSLGLPDLGITGLDDVLTDVRRITDVCDVPLLVDVDTGFGASAFNVARTVRSMSKFGAAAIHIEDQVGAKRCGHRPNKEIVSQQEMVDRIKAAVDARSDDSFVIMARTDALAVEGLNAALDRAEACIEAGADMIFPEAITELQMYKTFADRVKAPILANITEFGATPLYTTEELASVDVSLVLYPLSAFRAMNKAAENVYTALRRDGTQKNVIDTMQTRMELYDAIGYHAFEQSLDALFAQKKG; encoded by the coding sequence ATGACTGTGAAGAGCACCCCCGGTCAGCGTTTCCGCGACGCCGTTGCTGCCGAACATCCCCTGCAGGTGGTTGGCGCCATCAATGCCAACCATGCCCTGCTGGCCAAGCGTGCCGGCTTCAAGGCCATCTACCTGTCCGGCGGCGGCGTGGCCGCAGGCTCGCTGGGCTTGCCGGACCTGGGCATCACCGGCCTGGACGACGTGCTCACCGATGTGCGCCGCATTACCGACGTGTGCGACGTGCCGTTGCTGGTGGATGTTGACACCGGCTTCGGTGCGTCGGCCTTCAACGTCGCCCGCACCGTACGTTCGATGAGCAAGTTTGGCGCTGCTGCCATCCATATCGAGGACCAGGTTGGCGCCAAACGCTGCGGCCACCGTCCGAACAAGGAAATCGTCAGCCAGCAGGAAATGGTCGACCGCATCAAGGCCGCTGTCGATGCCCGTAGCGACGACAGCTTCGTGATCATGGCGCGTACTGACGCCTTGGCCGTCGAAGGCCTGAACGCTGCCCTTGATCGCGCCGAGGCCTGCATCGAGGCTGGCGCCGACATGATCTTCCCGGAAGCCATCACTGAACTGCAGATGTACAAGACGTTCGCTGATCGGGTGAAGGCACCGATTCTGGCCAACATCACCGAATTCGGCGCCACGCCCCTGTACACCACCGAAGAGCTGGCCTCGGTCGACGTGTCGCTGGTGCTGTACCCGCTGTCGGCGTTCCGTGCCATGAACAAGGCCGCCGAGAACGTGTACACCGCGCTGCGCCGCGACGGCACACAGAAAAACGTGATCGACACCATGCAGACCCGCATGGAGCTCTACGATGCCATTGGTTACCACGCCTTCGAGCAGAGCCTCGACGCGCTGTTTGCCCAGAAGAAAGGGTAA
- a CDS encoding GntR family transcriptional regulator yields the protein MQDLSTASPVLTDETETLSENVFRRIQAAIVKGEIAPGSKISEPELARTYGISRGPLREAIHRLEGQRLLVRVPHVGARVVSLNHAELIELYEIRESLEGMACRLAAERMSQGDIDELRRVLDTHERDAAFQAGVGYYQQEGDYDFHYRIIQGSGNQTLVKMLCGELYQLVRMYRIQFSATPNRPRQAFAEHHRILDAIADRDGELAELLMRRHIGASKRNIERHYLDAHNNSPRGEK from the coding sequence ATGCAGGACCTTTCCACCGCCAGCCCGGTGCTGACAGACGAAACGGAAACCTTGTCTGAAAACGTCTTCCGGCGCATTCAGGCGGCCATCGTCAAGGGCGAAATTGCCCCCGGCAGCAAGATTTCCGAGCCGGAGCTGGCGCGCACCTACGGCATCAGCCGTGGGCCGTTGCGCGAGGCCATCCACCGCCTGGAGGGCCAGCGCCTGCTGGTGCGCGTACCGCATGTGGGCGCGCGGGTGGTATCGCTGAACCACGCTGAACTGATCGAACTGTACGAAATCCGCGAGTCGCTGGAAGGCATGGCCTGCCGCCTGGCAGCCGAACGGATGAGTCAGGGCGACATCGACGAACTGCGCCGTGTGCTTGATACCCATGAGCGCGATGCCGCATTCCAGGCTGGTGTGGGTTACTACCAGCAGGAAGGCGACTACGACTTCCATTACCGGATCATCCAGGGCAGCGGCAACCAGACCCTGGTCAAGATGCTGTGCGGCGAACTGTACCAACTGGTGCGCATGTACCGCATCCAGTTCTCTGCCACGCCCAATCGGCCACGCCAGGCGTTTGCCGAACACCACCGCATCCTCGATGCCATCGCCGACCGTGACGGCGAGCTGGCCGAACTCCTGATGCGCCGCCACATCGGCGCGTCCAAGCGCAACATCGAGCGTCACTATCTGGACGCCCACAACAACAGCCCACGAGGTGAGAAATGA
- the rloA gene encoding retropepsin-like aspartic peptidase RloA, whose translation MRLTPVLLLLCLTLLPALGQAAGKTVYGLNEYARLGDLDLEVAAKLDTGAKTASLSARDIKRFKRNGESWVRFYLAIDAAHSHPIERPLARVSKIKRRAGDYDAESGKAYTARPVIELEICMGQAMRTIEVNLTDRSAFQFPLLIGSEALKHFDALVDPSLKYAAGKPACATDAHKAE comes from the coding sequence ATGAGACTTACACCCGTTTTATTGCTGCTATGCCTCACCCTGCTGCCGGCCCTTGGTCAGGCTGCGGGCAAGACCGTCTATGGTCTCAACGAATATGCACGGCTGGGCGACCTGGACCTGGAAGTGGCCGCCAAGCTCGACACCGGCGCCAAGACCGCCTCGCTCAGCGCCCGCGATATCAAGCGGTTCAAGCGCAACGGCGAAAGCTGGGTGCGCTTCTACCTGGCCATCGATGCTGCCCACTCGCACCCGATCGAGCGCCCGCTGGCACGCGTAAGCAAGATCAAGCGCCGGGCCGGCGACTATGATGCCGAATCGGGCAAGGCCTACACGGCACGCCCGGTCATCGAACTTGAAATCTGCATGGGCCAGGCCATGCGCACCATCGAAGTCAACCTCACCGACCGCAGCGCCTTCCAGTTCCCGCTGCTGATCGGCTCCGAGGCACTCAAGCACTTCGACGCGCTGGTCGACCCAAGCCTTAAATATGCGGCCGGCAAACCTGCCTGTGCCACCGACGCTCACAAAGCAGAGTAA